The window ATCTCTTGGCGCTTGAGTTGTATCACCATGAATTGGCGTTGAAAGGAAAAATCATTGAAGGATAATATTGCTGAATGCATAAACATGTTAGGCAGTTTTTGCGGGAAGAGAGATATTCCTGCATTGACTTGTGATGGGCTGAGAAAAAAGTATGGAATACAACAGGCAGATGTAATGGTCCTTTTCGGCGGCAGCATTATGTGCGGCGGGGATGTCCTGGCACATGCAATGCAGGCAGGGATAGCAAAAAAATATGTAATTGCAGGCGGAGCAGGTCACACAACAGAAACCCTGCGCCTGAAAATGCATAAGGAGTTCCCGGATATAGAAACGGCCGGTTTGCCGGAAGCGGAAATATTTGATGCATATATTGAGCACCGGTATGGATTAAAAGCAGATATTCTGGAATGCAATTCTACAAACTGCGGAAACAACATAACATATCTTCTGGAATTGCTGAAGGAACATAATATTCCTTTTAAAAGTATTATTCTTGCACAGGACGCAACAATGCAGCATCGAATGGAGGCAGGACTCCGGAAGTATGTTTCTGACGATGTGACCATCATTAATTATGCCGTCTACTGTGCCCATGTGATTGTAAAGGATTCAAAGCTTGTTTTTGAAAAAGAAATATGGGGAATGTGGGACATGGACAGATATATAACGCTGTTAATGGGCGAGATTCCCCGATTATCAGATGATGGGAACGGATATGGGCCGAAGGGAAAAGGCTATATTGCTCATGTGGATATGCCGAAAGAAGTAAAGGATGCTTTTAAGGAATTGAAAAAGGAATTCGCTGATAAAATACGGACAGCAAATCCCTTGTATGCGTCAGCGGAATGATTTCTCCCTTTTCTGTGCTGATTTTCCGGTTCCGGTTTTGGTGGCCGGTTTAACATTCCTTATATGGGAAACACGGTACGAATCAGAACCATATAGCAAAGGGTTCCTGAAAAGATACTGATAAGCGTATTTTTGTGCCAAAATTGCATGACGATAACAAGCACCACTGGAATAATCTCCGGGGCGCCATGGGGATATACCGTAAATTGAGTGTTCCTAAGGCAATAGATGACCAGAATCAGCATAATGGAAGCAGGAAGAACGGTACCGAGATATGATATTATTTGCGGAGGACGTTTTTTCATAAACAGAAGATAAGGCAGACCTCGCGAGATCCATGTTATCATTGCAACAATGCCAATGGTTGCTGCGGCCATCAGATTCTTACTCATTTCTGCCCTCCAGAGTCCCTTTATGAATATGGTTTTTAAGGATAACTAATAAAATCATGCTTACAGACAGGGCCGGAAGGATGAAATGATCAGGCCCTGTTAAAAAGTAAAATAATACTGCGCTTATAAAACCGATGACAGCCGGAATATGAGATTCAAATTCTCTCCATTGATTAACAACGACTGCTGTAAAAAATGCTGTTGCGGAAAATTCAATACCTGCCATGTCAATTGGCAGTACATTTCCAATCACTGCACCTGATGAACAGCTGATAATCCAAAGGATGTGGCAAAGGAATAAGATATAGAATTGGACCTTTTGTTTATCCAGCCCAATTGGACATTTTAAAGCACATAGGACAGAGTATGTTTCATCTGTCATTGTCAAAGCCATGTAAGGATATTTCCAGTATGATCTCCTTTGTTTTCCTATGTTGCGGAATTCATCAATAAAACTTATGCCGTAAAAGATGTGCCTGGCATTAATGAACAGTGTCATAAGAGCTATCATGTATAACGGAGCACCGGAGGTCATAAGTGTTACCATAACAATCTGCATAGAACCTGCATAGATCAGTAAGGCGGATAAAAATGCCCATATAGGTGAATACCCTGCTTTATTCAGCAGAATACCGCTTGCCAGGCCCACAAATACATAAGAAAAAACCAACGGGATTATTTGTTTTATGGCATAATTCAGTGATTTCACAAAGTCTTTTCCTTTTCGTAATAGTTACTCTGATTCTACAATTATTATATCGTCCATCGGTGAGCCATACAATATAATAATTGTATGGCGTACAATTATTGCTCCAGTAATTCTTTCAGGATCCTCAGGCCTGTTTCAAGCTCCGTGATTGTTTCAGGCGCACAAACTGCCAGGCGCACCGCATGTTCCGGAGCCGTGGTTCCTACGGCAAATCGCTGGGCTGCGTATACTTGTACGCCTGCTAAACGCGCATTTCTTTCAAATTCCAAGCCGGAAATATTCCCAGGAAGTTTTAACCATCGAAATATACAGCAGAGATCTCCTTTACAATCCAGCTGATTCAAATATCTGTTTACAATCAGGTTGCGTTCTTTTGTATTTGTT of the Lacrimispora indolis DSM 755 genome contains:
- a CDS encoding branched-chain amino acid transporter permease; amino-acid sequence: MSKNLMAAATIGIVAMITWISRGLPYLLFMKKRPPQIISYLGTVLPASIMLILVIYCLRNTQFTVYPHGAPEIIPVVLVIVMQFWHKNTLISIFSGTLCYMVLIRTVFPI
- a CDS encoding AzlC family ABC transporter permease — its product is MKSLNYAIKQIIPLVFSYVFVGLASGILLNKAGYSPIWAFLSALLIYAGSMQIVMVTLMTSGAPLYMIALMTLFINARHIFYGISFIDEFRNIGKQRRSYWKYPYMALTMTDETYSVLCALKCPIGLDKQKVQFYILFLCHILWIISCSSGAVIGNVLPIDMAGIEFSATAFFTAVVVNQWREFESHIPAVIGFISAVLFYFLTGPDHFILPALSVSMILLVILKNHIHKGTLEGRNE